One genomic segment of Devosia sp. includes these proteins:
- a CDS encoding AzlD family protein encodes MMDPLSTVWLILAAAVATYVTRFGGYVLISRMRTLPPRLEAALNAVPAAVLTTLWAPAFFTGGWDVRLALVVAALVSLRFPGLTMLAAGWAAAMAARHLFGL; translated from the coding sequence ATGATGGACCCGCTTTCGACTGTCTGGCTGATCCTTGCGGCTGCCGTCGCCACCTATGTCACCCGCTTTGGCGGCTATGTGCTGATCAGCCGTATGCGCACGCTGCCGCCGCGGCTTGAAGCCGCTCTCAATGCGGTACCTGCAGCGGTGCTTACGACGCTCTGGGCGCCGGCATTCTTCACCGGTGGCTGGGATGTCCGCCTGGCGCTGGTCGTCGCGGCGCTGGTCAGCCTGCGCTTTCCGGGGCTGACCATGCTTGCCGCCGGCTGGGCAGCCGCCATGGCCGCCCGCCACCTGTTCGGGCTTTAA